A stretch of DNA from Nocardioides sp. Arc9.136:
GCCCCCCACGGGTCCCGTCAGGGTCGGAAACGTCCGTGACTGTCCCCGCGCCGGCGCCGTCAGTCGGGCGGCGGGGTCAGTGCTGGGCCGAGCCCCGCGGCGGGTGGACGAGCAGCCACATGGCACGGAGCAGCACCCAGGTCAGGGCCAGGGCGCCGACGACCTCCACGAGGCTCATGCGTTCGCCCCGCTGCGGTTGATCGAGCCGTTGACGCCGCTGGGGAAGAAGCCGCCCTTCTGCACCGACTTCGGGTTGAGGTAGACCACGTTGAGCACCTCGGGGGCGGAGCGGCTGAACGCCACGGCGTTGCGGTCGGCGGGCACCAGGTTGGCCATCATGCGGCCACCGATGTACTGGTCCCGGTTGCCCTTGCCGTCGAGGCTGTCGCGGGCGTTGGAGATCTTCGCCGCCTGGTCGAAGAGGCCCTTCTGGTAGAGCGTGGTGCGGACGATGCCGGCGTGGTACGCCTCCACCGCGAGGATCCCGGCCGCGGCCTCGAGGTAGGTCTTGTTGTCGATCAGCGGGGCGGCGCCCTTGTACGCCGTCACGCCGACGTCCTCGAAGATGAACGCCGCGAGGAGGAAGTTGTTCTCGTTGGCGTAGGGGTCGAAGGTCTGGTTCGCGCCGATCAGACCGGCCGCACGCGCGGCCGCGGTGAAGCTGTTCCTGATGTCGATGCTAGGGCGAGCGACCTTGGCGCCCCCGAGCGCCGTGCGCAGGAACTTGACGTGCGCCAGCTCGTCCATCGCGATCTCACGGGCGTACTTGCGGATCGCCGGCGTCGTGAACTCGACCTTGCGACCGCCCACGACACCGCCCCGCCGGCCCTTGCCGTTGGTCAGCTTGTCGCCGAGGCCCTCGCCGGTGACGGCCTGCAGGTAGAACTCCGCCTCGAGGTACTCCAGGTTCAGCGCGAAGTTGAGCACCGCCCCGTCGCTGATCGCGCCCTCGGCCGCGGACATCGTGCCGAGGACCCCGGCGCCGGCGCCGACGGCGCCGAGTCCCGCGACGCCCGCGGACTTGAGGAACAGGCGGCGGTCGGCCTCGTTCTCGGCCGAACGGCTGATCATGTCGCGCACCACTGCTTTGCCGAACATCGGTTCTCCCTTGATCGTCGATGCATGCGAGAAGGCATGCAGAAGAATGCAATGGCGCAGGCGTCGCCCTGGCGACGAGGCTCCATTGCAGGACCATTTCTCGCGCCGCCGGTCCGAATTCGCCAGAATTCTTTCCACGACGGTCGCGCCGGGGGTGCGGCTGGCAGCTCCTGGTTGAGGTCGCACCCATCGGTGCTGGTCAACGCCTATTTCTCAGCGCCGTTCCAGCACCCGAACGGGACTCACGCTAAGCACGTGCCAGGGGCTTTGTCACCGTCTCGGAGGGGAATTTGTCGCCCATTCGCCGAATTCTCTTCAATCCGATCCCGGCGTCGCTCCGAACCACAATCGACGATATTTGCCGACCGACGCACCCAGCGCGAAGGAGCAGCGCATGTTCCAGGAACGGTCGCTCCCGGGAGGCCGCCCGGGAGCCCTGGTGCGCCGGTCGCTGCCCCTGTTGGGGCCGGCGTTCGTCACCGCCATCGCGTACGTCGACCCGGGCAACTTCGCCACCAACCTGACGGCCGGCACGACGTACGGCTACCTGCTCGTGTGGGTGGTGGTCGTCGCGAACCTGATGGCGATGCTGGTGCAGTACCTCTCGGCGAAGGTCGGCATCGCGACCGGGGCCAGCCTGCCCGCGCTGTGCCGCGAGCACTTCCCCCGCCCGGTGAGCCGCGGCCTCTGGGTCCAGGGGGAGGTCGTCGCCATCGCGACCGACGTCGCCGAGGTGGTCGGGGGCGCGATCGCGCTGCAGCTCTTGTTCGGGCTCCCGCTGCTGGTGGGCGGCGTGATCACCGCGGTGGTCGCCTTCCTCCTCCTGCTCGTGCAGAACCGGGGGCACCGGCCCTTCGAGTACGCCATCACCGGGCTGCTGGCGGTCATCCTGGTCGGCTTCGTCTACGACCTGGCCCGCAGCGGGCTCGAGCCGCTGGCGCTCGTCGAGGGAACCGTCCCGCGGTTCGACGGGCCCGACAGCATCCTGCTGGCCGCGGGGATGCTCGGCGCGACGGTCATGCCGCACGCGATCTACCTCCACGGAGCGCTCACCAGCACGCGCTACGGCCGCCCGCACGAGCGCGAGCGCGCGGCGCTGCTGCGCAGCCAGCGCGTCGACGTGGTCCTCGCCATGGGGATCGCGGGGGTCATGAACCTCGCGCTGCTGGTGGTCGCGGCGTCGGCCCTGTCCGGGCCGGAGCCGCCGATCGACACCATCGAGGGGGCGCACGCGGAGCTCGGCGCCACCCTCGGGCCGGTCGCCGCGCTGCTGTTCGCGCTCGCGCTGCTGGCGTCCGGCTTCGCCTCCTCCAGCGTCGGCACCCTGGCCGGGCAGGTGGTGATGGAGGGGTTCCTGCGTGTGCGCATCCCCCTGACGCTGCGGCGGCTGGTCGCGCTCGTCCCGGCCGTGGCGGTGCTGGCGGCCGGGGTGGACCCGACCCGCGCGCTCGTGCTCTCTCAGGTCGTCCTGTCCTTCGGCATCCCCTTCGCGCTGGTCCCGCTCGTGCTGTTCACCGCCCGGCGCGACGTGATGGGCTCGCTGGTCAACCGGCGCACGACGACGGTGGCGGCAGTCGTGGTGGCGGCGGCCGTGATCGCCCTCAACGTGGCGCTGGTGGGGCTGACCGTGACCTAGAGCGGACGGACGCGCGGGCGGGCGGTCGGCTCAGGCGGCGGCGGGCCGCATCGACGCGGCGACGTCCGCGGCGACGGCGAGCGGGTCGGTGGCCGGCCGGCCGAGCAGCCGCACCAGGTCCGGGCCGCCGGCACCGAGGAAGCCGTGCCGGACGCTGGTGGCGATCGAGGCGAGCATCGGTGGCTGGAACGGCAGCAGGGTGTGGTCGGCCAGGAGCCGGGCGCGGTACTCCCCGAGCCCGGTGGTCGCGTGCTCGACCCCCAGCCGCGCGGCGACGTCGGCGGCCGTGATCGGCTCGCCGACGAGGTCGTACGTCGTCTCCGCGTGTGTGGCCGGGTCGGCGGCGACGACCGCGGCGGCCGCGGCCAGGTCGGCGCGGGCGACCGCGGCGAGGGCGCCGTCGCCGAACGCCGACTCCAGGCCGTCACCGGTCCAGGTCAGGAGCGCCCCGAACAGCTCGGCGTAGAGGCCGTTGCGCAGGATCGTCCAGCCCAGGCCGCTGGCCGTGACGAGCCGCTCGGTGGCCCGGTGGGCGGCGGCGAAGCCGAGGTGGTCGCCCGCACCGGTCAGGCTCGTGTAGACGACGTGGCCCACGCCGTCACGCACCGCCGCGTCGAGGACGGCGCCGTGCCGGGCGACGACCCGGTCGTCCTCGGCGTAGCCGGCCGAGACGAGGACGAGGGTCGAGACCCCGCCGAGGTCGAGGCTTCCGGGGTCGTCGAAGTCGAGCCGGCGCTGCCCGGCGGAGGGCGACCGCGTGCCGCCCAGGGCGGGCGCGCGGCGCACGCCGAGCTCGTGGAGGATGAGTGAGGCGAGCTGTCCGTTCGCACCGGTCACCATGATCATTGCGGGTCCGTCCTCTTCCGTGGTTCTCTTCGGTAACTACGGAGGAGTCTTGGGCCGGCCGGGTCGGCCCACAAGGAGGCAGTCCTGTGTCCGTGACGCACACCGGGGTAACCGCCGGCCCCGCCGAGCTCGAGCCGTGCGGGGCGAAGGACCACCCCGACTGCGGGATCCGCGACGTGCTGGACCGAGTCGGCGACAAGTGGTCGGTGCTGGTCGTCGTCGAGCTCGCGGGCGGCCCGCGCCGCTTCCGGGAGCTCCAGCGCGCGGTCGAGGGCATCTCGCAGCGGATGCTGACCCTCACGGTCCGGCGGCTGGAGCGCGACGGCCTCGTCCTGCGGACGGTCTACCCGACCGTGCCGGCGCAGGTCGACTACCGCTTGACCGCGACGGGTGCGAGCCTGACACACCTCGTCAAGGCGCTCGCGGACTGGTCGCTCGAGCACCGGGCCGAGATCGCCCGCTCGCGCGAGTCCTACGACCTCGACCACCCCGACAACGAGATCCGCTGACGCTGCCGGGGCGGCCGCTGCCGACCCGGGTCAGCGGGCGAGGAAGTCGAGCAGCGCCCGGTTGAACTCCTCGGCGTGGCTGACGTTGAAGCCGTGCGGGGCGTCGTCGACGACGACCAGCTGGCTGTGCGGGATCGCGGCGTGGGTGCGCTTCCCGGAGCCCTCGAACGGCACGGTGGCGTCGCCGGCGCCGTGGACGACCAGCGTCGGGACGGTCACCTTCGGGAGGTCGTCGCGGAAGTCGGTGCCGCCGAACGCCTCCATGCAGGCGAGCGCCGCCTTCTGGTCGGACTGGTGGCACAGCGCGATGGCGTCCTGCCGCTGCTGCTCGGTCACCTTGAGCTCGCCGTCGACGGAGAAGAACTGCCGGGTGAAGTCGTCGAAGAACGCGTCCCGGTCCTTCTCCAGGTCCGCCGCCATGCCCTGCGCCTGCTCGGGCGGCAGCGGGCCGTCGGGGTTGTCGTCGGTCTGCATGAGGTACGGCGGAACGGCCGCCGCGAAGACGACGCTGTGCAGCCGCTCCTCGCCGTGGCGGGTGATGTAGCGGGCAACCTCGCCGCCGCCCATCGAGAAGCCGACGAGGGTGACGTCACGCAGGTCGAGCTCGTCCAGGACACCGGCGAGGTCGTCGGCGAGCTGGTCGTAGTCGTAGCCACCGCGGGGCTTGTCGCTGCGGCCGAAGCCGCGGCGGTCGTAGGCGACGACGCGGTGCCCGGCGGCGCTCAGTGCGCCCACCTGGTCCTTCCAGGACTCGGCCGAGAGCGGCCAGCCGTGGATGAGGACGACGGGGCGGCCCGTCCCTCCGGTGTCGTCGACATGGACCTTGGTCGTGTGGAGCAGGCCGGAGCTGGCGGTCACATCGGTCATGCGGTTCTCCTTCCGTCGGTGCCCCGCCGGTACCCGCGCGGCGGGTCGGGGATCGGGGCGTCCGCCGGTCGTCGGGGAGGTGCTCTGACCGAGGTGCTTCGGACCCGCGCCGGCACACGGATTGGCCGGCTACCGCGGTGGCCGGTCCCGCCCGGTGACCATCCGCCGGGTCGTGCCCCGCACGAGCACCAGCCCGACGTGCGCGGCCACGACGGCGTACAGCGCGACGTGCGCGGCGACGTGGAGCGCCACCCAGTCGTCCCGCAGGAGCAGCGCCAGGCCGGTGGCCGGGACGACCAGGAGGAGGGTGAGCAACGCCTTCTCGAGCAGCCCCTGCACCCGCCGGTCGCGCGGGGAGAGGCGGTCCGACCACGGCGGCAGCGGGGTGGCGCGCCGCCACGCCAGCCGGGCGGCCGCGAGCGCGAGCAGGGCCAGCCCGAGGGCGACGTGGAGGCCGGAGGGGGCATCCTCCTCGGCGTCGATCGCCCCCTCGCGCCGCTCGACCTCGCGCTCGAACCGCTCCTCGGCCGCCTCGCCCGCGCGCTCCGCACGTTCCTCGCCGCGCTCCTCGAACGCCTCGAGCCGCTGCTCGGCGCGGTCGGCGGCGCGGTCCGCGGAGGCGCCCATCGTGTAGCCGACGACGACCTGGACGGCGAGCAGGACGACCGTGACCCAGTGCAGGACCCGGGTGACGGTCCCGTAGCCGTGGGTGCCGTTGCGCAGCGGGGACACCTCGGCACCGTAGTGCCCGTCGACGTCAGTCGCCGGCGAACCGCAGCCAGTCGGGCAGGTCCGTGCGGAACGCCTCGCCGACCGGTCCGACCGTGGCCCGCCAGTCCACCCGTCCGTCGACCTCGGGCTCCTGCTTGTCCCACTCGAACCAGTTGACCATCCCCACCAGCGGCAGCGTCTGGTCGTGGTCGGCGGCGAGCACCTGGCGCCACCAGGCCCGCTTGACCGCCAGCTCGTCGGCCCCACCGCGGCCGGGGGCGAAGAGCGCACCGGTCTCGGTGACGGCCACCGGGAGGCCCCGCCGCTCGCCGTACTCGGCGTAGAAGTCGGGGACCACGCGCTCGTCGCCCGCGGCGCCGTCGTACGTCCCGCGCAGCAGGTCGGTGAACTTGCCCGGCTCGGGGACCTCGTTCTCGCCCCACGGGTAGCGCGCGCCCCAGTGGTAGATCGACATGCCGACCCAGTCGACGTGCTGCCTGCCGGGCCAGTAGGGCGCGTAGGGGTCGTCGCGCCGGGTGACCGACCCGTCGCCGTCGGTGTCCAGCACCCGCGCGTCCGGCGAGCCGGGTGCGGCCTGGTGGGCGCCGCCGGCGAAGGGGTAGCCGCCGCCGTAGTTCGGCGCCCACACCATCGCGGTCCCCGGCGCCCCGCGGTGGACGGCCTCGGCGACGCGGCGGAAGGCGGCGACGTACGCCGCCGGCTGCTGGCCCCAGGCGTACCAGGAGCCGTTCATCTCGTGCGCGAAGCGGAGGAGCACCGGGGTGCCGGCGCGGTTGTGGCCGTCCAGGGTCCGCGCCAGGTTCTCGGCGACCGGCCGGGTGACGGCGGCCAGCCCGTCCTTCGGCTCCAGCGTGACCAGCAGCATGGTGCCGAGCTCGTGCGCCTGCTCCACGGCCTGGTCGAGCCAGGTGCGCTGCTGGTCGGTCATCGGCAGGTCGTAGAAGGAGACGGCGACCGCGGGCGCGTGGCCGAGGCGCTCGGCGTACGCCGCGAGGGAGTCCTGCGACCAGTCAATCGAGGCCC
This window harbors:
- a CDS encoding Nramp family divalent metal transporter; protein product: MFQERSLPGGRPGALVRRSLPLLGPAFVTAIAYVDPGNFATNLTAGTTYGYLLVWVVVVANLMAMLVQYLSAKVGIATGASLPALCREHFPRPVSRGLWVQGEVVAIATDVAEVVGGAIALQLLFGLPLLVGGVITAVVAFLLLLVQNRGHRPFEYAITGLLAVILVGFVYDLARSGLEPLALVEGTVPRFDGPDSILLAAGMLGATVMPHAIYLHGALTSTRYGRPHERERAALLRSQRVDVVLAMGIAGVMNLALLVVAASALSGPEPPIDTIEGAHAELGATLGPVAALLFALALLASGFASSSVGTLAGQVVMEGFLRVRIPLTLRRLVALVPAVAVLAAGVDPTRALVLSQVVLSFGIPFALVPLVLFTARRDVMGSLVNRRTTTVAAVVVAAAVIALNVALVGLTVT
- a CDS encoding cytochrome b/b6 domain-containing protein; protein product: MSPLRNGTHGYGTVTRVLHWVTVVLLAVQVVVGYTMGASADRAADRAEQRLEAFEERGEERAERAGEAAEERFEREVERREGAIDAEEDAPSGLHVALGLALLALAAARLAWRRATPLPPWSDRLSPRDRRVQGLLEKALLTLLLVVPATGLALLLRDDWVALHVAAHVALYAVVAAHVGLVLVRGTTRRMVTGRDRPPR
- a CDS encoding ferritin-like domain-containing protein, coding for MFGKAVVRDMISRSAENEADRRLFLKSAGVAGLGAVGAGAGVLGTMSAAEGAISDGAVLNFALNLEYLEAEFYLQAVTGEGLGDKLTNGKGRRGGVVGGRKVEFTTPAIRKYAREIAMDELAHVKFLRTALGGAKVARPSIDIRNSFTAAARAAGLIGANQTFDPYANENNFLLAAFIFEDVGVTAYKGAAPLIDNKTYLEAAAGILAVEAYHAGIVRTTLYQKGLFDQAAKISNARDSLDGKGNRDQYIGGRMMANLVPADRNAVAFSRSAPEVLNVVYLNPKSVQKGGFFPSGVNGSINRSGANA
- a CDS encoding helix-turn-helix domain-containing protein; this encodes MSVTHTGVTAGPAELEPCGAKDHPDCGIRDVLDRVGDKWSVLVVVELAGGPRRFRELQRAVEGISQRMLTLTVRRLERDGLVLRTVYPTVPAQVDYRLTATGASLTHLVKALADWSLEHRAEIARSRESYDLDHPDNEIR
- a CDS encoding alpha/beta fold hydrolase, which codes for MTDVTASSGLLHTTKVHVDDTGGTGRPVVLIHGWPLSAESWKDQVGALSAAGHRVVAYDRRGFGRSDKPRGGYDYDQLADDLAGVLDELDLRDVTLVGFSMGGGEVARYITRHGEERLHSVVFAAAVPPYLMQTDDNPDGPLPPEQAQGMAADLEKDRDAFFDDFTRQFFSVDGELKVTEQQRQDAIALCHQSDQKAALACMEAFGGTDFRDDLPKVTVPTLVVHGAGDATVPFEGSGKRTHAAIPHSQLVVVDDAPHGFNVSHAEEFNRALLDFLAR
- a CDS encoding glycoside hydrolase family 26 protein, which gives rise to MASRTVLALAALALAALTLSSCDAGSGQGPQAVAPSTPATSEAPRAAADLVPDEGAWFGASIDWSQDSLAAYAERLGHAPAVAVSFYDLPMTDQQRTWLDQAVEQAHELGTMLLVTLEPKDGLAAVTRPVAENLARTLDGHNRAGTPVLLRFAHEMNGSWYAWGQQPAAYVAAFRRVAEAVHRGAPGTAMVWAPNYGGGYPFAGGAHQAAPGSPDARVLDTDGDGSVTRRDDPYAPYWPGRQHVDWVGMSIYHWGARYPWGENEVPEPGKFTDLLRGTYDGAAGDERVVPDFYAEYGERRGLPVAVTETGALFAPGRGGADELAVKRAWWRQVLAADHDQTLPLVGMVNWFEWDKQEPEVDGRVDWRATVGPVGEAFRTDLPDWLRFAGD
- a CDS encoding NAD(P)H-binding protein — protein: MIMVTGANGQLASLILHELGVRRAPALGGTRSPSAGQRRLDFDDPGSLDLGGVSTLVLVSAGYAEDDRVVARHGAVLDAAVRDGVGHVVYTSLTGAGDHLGFAAAHRATERLVTASGLGWTILRNGLYAELFGALLTWTGDGLESAFGDGALAAVARADLAAAAAVVAADPATHAETTYDLVGEPITAADVAARLGVEHATTGLGEYRARLLADHTLLPFQPPMLASIATSVRHGFLGAGGPDLVRLLGRPATDPLAVAADVAASMRPAAA